One part of the Haemophilus parainfluenzae genome encodes these proteins:
- the rpmA gene encoding 50S ribosomal protein L27 has product MATKKAGGSTRNGRDSEAKRLGVKRFGGESVLAGSIIVRQRGTKFHAGNNVGMGRDHTLFATADGKVKFEVKGEKSRKYVSIVTE; this is encoded by the coding sequence ATGGCAACTAAAAAAGCTGGTGGTTCAACTCGTAACGGTCGTGATTCTGAAGCTAAACGCCTTGGTGTTAAACGTTTCGGTGGCGAATCTGTATTAGCAGGTAGCATCATTGTACGTCAACGTGGTACTAAGTTCCACGCAGGTAACAACGTAGGTATGGGTCGTGACCACACCTTATTTGCTACCGCTGACGGTAAAGTAAAATTTGAAGTGAAAGGCGAGAAAAGCCGTAAATACGTAAGTATTGTAACTGAATAA
- a CDS encoding epoxyqueuosine reductase QueH, with product MTEEQIQPQSAADSQPKFQKPRKQKVRKDPNAPFIREKLELPEGHNKLLLHSCCAPCSGEVMEAILASGIEFTIYFYNPNIHPLKEYLIRKEENIRFAQKFGIPFIDADYDRQQWFDRAKGMEWEPERGIRCTMCFDMRFEKAAEYAHEHGFPVFTSCLGISRWKDMDQINGCGHRAAEKYDDVIYWDYNWRKAGGSQRMIEISKRERFYQQEYCGCVYSLRDSNKWREETGRQKIEIGKLYYTPD from the coding sequence ATGACTGAAGAACAAATTCAACCGCAAAGTGCGGCCGATTCTCAACCTAAATTTCAAAAACCGCGTAAACAAAAAGTGCGCAAGGATCCCAATGCGCCTTTTATTCGTGAAAAACTCGAATTACCTGAAGGACATAATAAGTTACTTCTCCACTCTTGCTGCGCGCCTTGCTCAGGTGAAGTGATGGAAGCCATTTTGGCCTCGGGTATTGAATTTACGATTTATTTTTACAACCCGAATATTCATCCATTAAAAGAATATTTAATTCGTAAAGAAGAAAACATCCGTTTTGCCCAAAAATTCGGCATTCCATTTATTGATGCTGACTACGATCGCCAACAATGGTTTGATCGCGCAAAAGGCATGGAATGGGAACCTGAACGTGGCATCCGTTGCACCATGTGTTTTGATATGCGTTTTGAAAAAGCCGCTGAATATGCTCATGAACATGGTTTCCCTGTGTTTACTAGTTGCCTTGGTATTTCTCGCTGGAAAGACATGGATCAAATCAATGGTTGCGGTCACCGAGCAGCTGAAAAATATGATGATGTGATTTATTGGGATTACAACTGGCGTAAAGCTGGCGGATCGCAACGTATGATCGAAATCAGTAAGCGTGAACGTTTTTATCAGCAAGAATATTGTGGCTGCGTTTATTCTTTACGAGACAGCAATAAATGGCGTGAAGAAACAGGGCGACAAAAAATTGAAATTGGTAAACTCTATTACACGCCCGATTAA
- a CDS encoding DMT family transporter — protein MKQQPLLGFLFALITAMAWGSLPIALKQVLSVMTPQTIVWYRFIVAFLALFILLAYKKKLPQFLKGGQFIWLVVIGVIGLSGNFFLFNSSLKFIDPSSAQIFIHFSSFGMLICGLFVFKEKLGLHQKIGLALLLVGLVLFFNDKLGGFQGESRYLTGVLLSLAGSLIWVAYGMAQKLMLRRFSSPQILLMIYFGCLLVFTPVAEFSQVRELSPLAFGCLAYCCLNTLFGYGAYAEALNRWEVSKVSVVITLVPLFTILFAHLAHYASPDNFAAPELNMISYIGAFVVVCGAILSAIGHKLLPQSK, from the coding sequence ATGAAACAACAACCTCTTTTAGGATTTCTATTTGCTTTAATTACAGCGATGGCATGGGGATCTTTACCTATTGCGTTAAAACAGGTTCTATCAGTGATGACGCCACAAACGATCGTGTGGTATCGCTTTATTGTGGCATTTCTAGCACTCTTTATTTTGCTTGCTTATAAGAAAAAATTGCCACAATTTTTGAAAGGCGGTCAATTTATTTGGTTGGTAGTAATTGGTGTCATAGGGTTGTCTGGCAACTTCTTCTTATTTAATAGCTCACTTAAGTTTATCGATCCTTCTTCAGCTCAAATTTTTATTCACTTTTCCTCTTTTGGCATGTTGATTTGCGGTCTTTTTGTCTTTAAAGAAAAGCTCGGATTACACCAAAAAATCGGTTTAGCCTTATTACTTGTAGGATTAGTACTTTTCTTCAATGATAAGCTAGGTGGGTTTCAAGGGGAAAGCCGCTATTTAACGGGGGTATTATTAAGTCTAGCGGGCTCGTTAATTTGGGTCGCTTATGGTATGGCACAAAAATTAATGCTTCGCCGTTTTAGTTCGCCACAGATTTTATTAATGATTTATTTCGGTTGTCTTTTGGTATTTACGCCTGTTGCTGAATTTTCCCAAGTGAGAGAGCTCAGTCCGTTAGCATTTGGTTGTTTGGCTTATTGTTGCTTAAATACCTTATTTGGTTATGGCGCGTATGCCGAAGCCCTTAATCGCTGGGAGGTTTCTAAAGTCAGTGTTGTGATTACCTTAGTACCACTATTTACCATTTTATTTGCTCATCTTGCGCATTATGCGAGCCCTGATAATTTTGCCGCGCCAGAATTAAATATGATTAGCTATATCGGGGCGTTTGTTGTAGTATGCGGAGCAATTTTGTCGGCAATCGGACATAAGTTATTACCGCAATCAAAGTAA
- the rplU gene encoding 50S ribosomal protein L21, with protein MYAVFQSGGKQHRVSEGQVVRLEKLELATGATVEFDSVLMVVNGEDVKIGAPVVAGAKVVAEVVAQGRGDKVKIVKFRRRKHSRKQQGHRQWFTEVKITGIQA; from the coding sequence ATGTACGCAGTTTTCCAAAGTGGCGGTAAACAACACCGTGTGAGCGAAGGTCAAGTGGTTCGTTTAGAAAAACTTGAACTTGCAACTGGCGCAACAGTTGAGTTCGACTCAGTGTTGATGGTCGTTAATGGTGAAGATGTTAAAATTGGTGCACCAGTAGTAGCTGGTGCGAAAGTAGTGGCTGAAGTTGTGGCACAAGGTCGTGGCGATAAAGTTAAAATCGTTAAGTTCCGTCGTCGTAAACACAGCCGTAAACAACAAGGTCATCGTCAGTGGTTCACGGAAGTGAAAATCACTGGGATTCAAGCATAA
- the polA gene encoding DNA polymerase I, translating into MPTIAPNPLVLVDGSSYLYRAFHAFPPLTNSAGEPTGAMYGVLNMLKSLISQVQPSHIAVVFDAKGKTFRDEMFEQYKSHRPPMPDDLRKQIQPLHDIIRALGIPLLVIEGVEADDVIGTLAVAASKDNQKVLISTGDKDMAQLVDDNIMLINTMNNTLLDRDAVIEKYGIPPELIIDYLALMGDSADNIPGVAGVGEKTALGLLQGIGSMAEIYANLDKVAELPIRGAKKLGDKLLAEKEMADLSYRLATIKTDVALDITPEQLTLGASNNDQLTEYFGRYEFKRWLNEVMNGADSITNNNEQPTKINHYQATPALTQDNSDEALPAIQIDRSRYETLLTEADLNRWVEKLNQAKLFALDTETDNLDYMDANLVGISFALENGEAAYLALQLDYLGAPKTLEKTTALTLLKPVLENPAIQKVGQNFKYDLTIFARNGINVQGVAFDTMLESYVLNSTGRHNMDDLAKRYLGHQTISFEEIAGKGKNQLTFNQIPLEQAAEYAAEDADVTMKLQQVLWKKLSKEPTLEKLFKEMELPLLGVLSRMERRGVLIDSDALFLQSNEIANRLSELEEQAYVLAGQPFNLASTKQLQEILFDKLGLPVIQKTPKGAPSTNEEVLEELAFSHELPKVLVEHRGLSKLKSTYTDKLPQMVNPQTGRVHTSYHQAVTATGRLSSSDPNLQNIPIRNEEGRRIRQAFIAREGFTIVAADYSQIELRIMAHLSQDQGLINAFTQGKDIHRSTAAEIFGVALDEVTSEQRRNAKAINFGLIYGMSAFGLSRQLSIGRADAQSYMDLYFKRYPGVQTFMHDIREKAKAQGYVETLFGRRLYLPDINSSNGMRRKAAERVAINAPMQGTAADIIKRAMIQLDQKLQNDPDIEMIMQVHDELVFEVRSEKVAFYSELIKTQMESAADLVVPLIVDVGQGTNWDEAH; encoded by the coding sequence ATGCCAACTATTGCTCCTAATCCATTAGTCCTAGTGGACGGTTCATCTTATTTATATCGTGCTTTTCATGCTTTTCCGCCACTCACCAATTCTGCTGGCGAGCCGACTGGTGCCATGTACGGTGTATTAAATATGCTCAAAAGCCTGATTTCGCAAGTGCAACCGAGCCATATTGCGGTAGTCTTTGATGCAAAAGGCAAAACTTTCCGTGATGAAATGTTTGAACAATATAAATCCCATCGTCCACCGATGCCAGACGATCTGCGTAAACAAATTCAGCCGTTACACGATATTATCCGCGCCCTTGGCATTCCTCTTTTAGTCATTGAAGGCGTGGAGGCTGACGATGTCATTGGTACCTTAGCGGTAGCGGCTTCCAAAGACAATCAAAAAGTCTTAATCAGCACCGGCGATAAAGACATGGCACAGCTAGTGGATGACAACATTATGTTGATCAACACCATGAATAATACCTTATTGGATCGCGATGCCGTGATTGAAAAATACGGTATTCCACCAGAACTCATCATCGATTACTTAGCGCTAATGGGCGATAGCGCCGATAATATTCCAGGCGTAGCGGGTGTGGGTGAAAAAACCGCACTTGGCCTCTTGCAGGGTATCGGCAGCATGGCAGAAATTTATGCCAACTTAGACAAAGTGGCTGAATTACCAATTCGTGGGGCAAAAAAATTAGGTGATAAATTATTGGCTGAAAAAGAAATGGCCGATTTATCCTATCGCCTTGCCACGATCAAAACCGATGTCGCCCTCGATATTACGCCAGAGCAACTCACTCTTGGTGCAAGCAATAACGATCAACTTACCGAATATTTCGGCCGTTATGAATTTAAACGTTGGCTCAATGAAGTGATGAATGGCGCTGATTCCATCACCAATAACAACGAACAACCGACCAAGATTAATCACTATCAAGCTACGCCTGCGCTCACTCAAGACAATAGCGATGAAGCATTGCCGGCAATTCAAATTGATCGTAGCCGTTATGAAACCTTGCTCACCGAAGCCGATTTAAATCGTTGGGTGGAAAAACTCAATCAAGCCAAACTTTTTGCGCTAGATACTGAAACCGATAATTTAGATTATATGGACGCCAACTTGGTCGGTATTTCCTTTGCATTAGAAAACGGTGAAGCCGCTTATTTAGCGCTACAATTAGATTATTTAGGTGCACCAAAAACTCTCGAAAAAACAACCGCACTTACGTTGTTAAAACCGGTTTTAGAAAATCCTGCTATTCAAAAAGTTGGGCAAAACTTCAAATACGATCTCACCATCTTTGCCCGTAATGGCATTAATGTGCAAGGTGTGGCTTTCGATACCATGTTGGAGTCCTATGTGCTCAACAGTACCGGTCGTCATAATATGGACGATCTGGCAAAACGTTATTTAGGACATCAAACCATCAGTTTTGAAGAGATTGCAGGCAAAGGTAAAAATCAGCTGACCTTTAACCAAATTCCGTTGGAACAAGCCGCTGAGTACGCGGCGGAAGATGCTGATGTGACAATGAAACTGCAACAAGTGCTATGGAAAAAACTCTCTAAAGAACCCACTCTGGAAAAACTCTTTAAAGAAATGGAATTGCCATTGTTAGGCGTACTATCCCGTATGGAACGTCGAGGTGTTTTAATTGATAGCGATGCACTATTCCTACAATCTAATGAAATCGCTAACCGTTTAAGTGAGTTAGAAGAACAGGCCTATGTCTTGGCTGGGCAGCCATTTAATTTGGCCTCAACCAAACAATTACAGGAAATTTTGTTTGATAAATTAGGTTTGCCGGTTATTCAAAAAACACCAAAAGGTGCACCATCCACCAACGAGGAAGTGTTGGAGGAACTGGCATTTAGTCATGAATTACCGAAAGTATTGGTAGAACATCGAGGGCTAAGCAAACTAAAATCCACCTACACTGACAAATTACCGCAAATGGTGAATCCACAAACGGGTCGAGTGCATACTTCCTACCATCAAGCGGTGACAGCCACAGGTCGTCTTTCATCAAGCGATCCGAATCTGCAAAACATTCCGATTCGTAATGAAGAAGGCCGTCGTATTCGTCAAGCTTTTATCGCCCGCGAAGGCTTTACTATTGTGGCAGCCGACTATTCACAAATCGAGCTGCGCATTATGGCGCACCTATCACAGGATCAAGGCTTAATTAACGCCTTTACCCAAGGCAAAGATATTCACCGCTCTACCGCAGCAGAAATCTTTGGTGTCGCACTGGATGAAGTAACGTCCGAACAACGCCGCAATGCTAAGGCAATTAACTTCGGTTTAATTTATGGTATGTCTGCCTTTGGCTTATCGCGCCAACTCAGCATTGGCCGTGCCGATGCTCAGAGCTATATGGATTTATATTTCAAACGCTATCCTGGCGTACAAACTTTTATGCACGATATTCGCGAAAAAGCCAAAGCCCAAGGCTATGTAGAAACCCTATTCGGCCGTCGTTTATATCTGCCAGATATTAACTCTTCTAATGGTATGCGCCGTAAAGCCGCCGAACGTGTCGCGATCAATGCACCAATGCAAGGCACAGCCGCAGACATTATCAAACGTGCCATGATTCAATTGGATCAAAAACTACAAAACGATCCCGATATTGAGATGATTATGCAAGTGCACGATGAATTGGTGTTTGAAGTGCGGTCAGAAAAAGTCGCGTTTTATAGCGAGCTCATCAAAACACAAATGGAAAGCGCGGCTGATTTAGTGGTGCCATTGATTGTAGATGTGGGTCAAGGTACAAACTGGGATGAGGCTCACTAA
- a CDS encoding cell division protein ZapA has translation MSLKLVEVVVLGQVLRLNVPAEQEEILRQAARSLDLQVSEMKERTGLLQLDRVLSIVALNLSFELTQEKNKNAQIENVLCTRIQQLDHSLENALGGRLIVD, from the coding sequence ATGTCATTAAAACTGGTTGAAGTTGTTGTATTAGGGCAAGTGTTGCGCTTGAATGTCCCTGCAGAACAAGAGGAGATTTTGCGTCAGGCTGCACGTAGTTTAGATCTCCAAGTATCTGAAATGAAAGAGCGTACAGGTTTATTGCAATTAGATCGTGTGCTTTCTATTGTTGCCTTGAATTTAAGTTTTGAATTAACCCAAGAAAAGAATAAAAATGCCCAGATTGAAAACGTGTTATGTACGCGAATTCAGCAGTTAGATCATTCTTTAGAGAATGCATTAGGTGGGCGCCTTATAGTCGATTAA
- a CDS encoding cupin, whose product MNKVIRSHLFTAERAWGALDITNMNGISVRLHWTDKPYKWHINDGEEVFAVMDGTVEMHYKEEGLEKAVLLHAGDIFYAGIGTEHVAHPQGETRILVIEKEDSI is encoded by the coding sequence ATGAATAAAGTTATTAGAAGTCACCTATTTACGGCTGAACGCGCTTGGGGAGCCCTTGATATTACCAATATGAATGGCATTTCCGTGCGTCTTCACTGGACAGACAAACCTTACAAATGGCATATCAATGACGGTGAAGAAGTCTTTGCTGTTATGGATGGTACGGTGGAAATGCACTACAAAGAAGAGGGCCTAGAGAAAGCCGTATTGCTCCATGCGGGTGATATTTTTTATGCGGGTATTGGTACCGAACATGTTGCTCACCCACAAGGCGAAACGCGCATATTAGTCATAGAGAAAGAAGACAGTATTTAA
- a CDS encoding serine dehydratase subunit alpha family protein translates to MNQERLNEIEKPLLHLVERDVVPALGCTEPISLALAAATAAKYLSKTPERIEAKVSPNLMKNGLGVAVPGTGMVGLPIAAAIGALGGDPEGELEVLKHITPEQVSQAKAMLDKKLVNVDIHQTEHILYSEAVLFADNDRVKVAIQDQHTNIILIEKNGEVVFEKEHDERADCDPYDIFKQVSAREIFEFSCEVELDKIRFIGQAAALNRALSNEGLRENYGLHIGRTLRKQVGSGLMSDDLLSKIMIETTAASDARMGGATLPAMTNSGSGNQGIAATMPVVVVADYLNVSEEKCLRALFLSHLMAIYIHSKLPKLSALCAVTTASMGSCAGIAYLLTGKFETVSMGICSMIGDISGIICDGASNSCAMKVSTSVASGYKSVLMAMDETHVTGNEGIVEHDLDRTIDNLCSIASKSMQHIDRQVIEIMVSKPCP, encoded by the coding sequence ATGAATCAAGAAAGACTCAACGAAATCGAAAAACCATTACTTCACCTTGTGGAACGTGATGTGGTTCCGGCACTTGGCTGTACTGAACCTATCTCTTTAGCGCTTGCTGCAGCAACTGCGGCTAAATATTTAAGCAAAACACCTGAACGTATTGAAGCTAAGGTATCGCCAAACTTAATGAAAAATGGTTTAGGTGTTGCGGTACCGGGAACGGGCATGGTGGGCTTGCCTATTGCCGCGGCGATTGGTGCTTTAGGCGGCGACCCAGAGGGTGAGTTAGAAGTATTAAAACACATCACACCAGAGCAAGTTTCCCAAGCCAAGGCAATGCTTGATAAAAAACTCGTTAATGTGGATATTCATCAAACCGAGCATATTTTATATTCTGAAGCGGTGTTGTTTGCGGATAATGACCGAGTGAAAGTAGCGATTCAAGATCAACACACCAATATCATTTTAATTGAAAAAAATGGCGAAGTTGTTTTTGAGAAAGAACACGATGAACGTGCGGATTGCGATCCCTATGATATTTTCAAACAGGTGAGTGCACGTGAAATTTTTGAATTTTCTTGTGAAGTTGAGCTCGATAAAATCCGTTTTATCGGACAAGCTGCCGCGCTCAACCGCGCGCTGTCTAACGAAGGATTGCGCGAAAATTACGGTTTACACATTGGCAGAACATTACGCAAACAAGTCGGTAGCGGTTTAATGTCAGACGATTTGCTCAGCAAAATTATGATCGAAACCACTGCAGCCTCCGATGCCCGTATGGGTGGGGCTACATTGCCAGCAATGACCAATTCTGGTTCAGGCAATCAAGGTATTGCCGCCACTATGCCCGTGGTTGTGGTCGCAGATTATTTAAACGTGAGTGAAGAAAAATGCCTCCGTGCGCTCTTCTTGTCACACTTAATGGCCATTTATATCCACAGTAAATTACCCAAACTATCTGCCCTTTGTGCGGTAACAACTGCCTCTATGGGGAGCTGTGCAGGCATTGCCTATTTGCTTACGGGCAAATTTGAAACCGTGAGCATGGGAATTTGCAGCATGATTGGTGACATCAGCGGAATCATCTGCGATGGCGCATCCAATAGCTGTGCAATGAAAGTATCCACCAGCGTGGCTTCTGGTTATAAATCAGTACTTATGGCAATGGATGAAACCCATGTTACGGGCAATGAAGGTATCGTTGAACATGATCTCGATCGCACTATCGACAATCTATGCTCGATTGCCTCTAAGAGTATGCAGCACATCGATCGCCAAGTGATTGAAATAATGGTCAGCAAACCCTGCCCTTAA
- the ispB gene encoding octaprenyl diphosphate synthase — protein MNKQDLMDMHAIQALTDADMQKVDRAILAQINSDVPMVNQLGFYIVQGGGKRIRPLIAVLAARALGYESDKVATCATFVEFIHTASLLHDDVVDESDMRRGRATANAAFGNAASVLVGDFIYTRAFQLVAQLQSLDILRIMADATNVLAEGEVQQLMNVNDPDTTEESYMRVIYSKTARLFEVAAQSVAIVAGAEKSIESAFQEYGRYLGTAFQLVDDVLDYSANAAALGKNVGDDLAEGKPTLPLLHAMRHGNPQQAALIREAIEQGGKRDAIDDVLAIMAEHKSLDYAMVRAKQEAQKAVNAIALLPESEYKKALISLAYLSVDRTY, from the coding sequence ATGAACAAACAAGATTTAATGGATATGCATGCCATTCAAGCATTAACTGATGCGGATATGCAGAAAGTAGACCGAGCTATTCTAGCACAAATTAACTCCGATGTGCCGATGGTTAATCAGCTTGGTTTTTATATTGTACAAGGTGGCGGAAAACGCATCCGACCACTTATTGCGGTTTTAGCCGCTCGTGCATTAGGCTACGAAAGCGATAAAGTGGCCACTTGCGCCACCTTTGTGGAATTTATTCACACTGCTTCTTTATTACACGATGATGTGGTGGATGAGTCTGATATGCGTCGCGGCCGCGCAACAGCAAATGCGGCCTTTGGTAATGCGGCTAGCGTATTAGTAGGCGACTTCATTTATACTCGTGCATTCCAGTTAGTGGCACAGCTACAATCGCTAGATATTCTTCGAATTATGGCTGACGCTACCAACGTGTTGGCAGAAGGTGAAGTTCAACAATTGATGAATGTGAATGATCCCGATACCACGGAAGAAAGCTATATGCGTGTGATTTATAGTAAAACAGCACGTTTATTTGAAGTGGCGGCACAATCTGTGGCGATTGTTGCGGGAGCTGAAAAATCAATTGAAAGCGCATTTCAAGAATATGGTCGCTATCTTGGCACCGCATTCCAATTAGTAGATGATGTGTTAGATTACAGCGCAAACGCTGCCGCATTAGGCAAAAATGTGGGTGACGACCTCGCCGAAGGTAAACCGACGCTTCCTTTATTACACGCAATGCGTCATGGTAATCCACAACAAGCCGCACTTATTCGTGAAGCCATTGAACAAGGCGGAAAACGTGATGCTATCGATGACGTGCTTGCAATTATGGCTGAACATAAATCCCTTGATTATGCGATGGTTCGTGCAAAACAAGAAGCCCAAAAAGCAGTTAATGCCATTGCCTTATTACCTGAAAGCGAATACAAAAAAGCCTTAATTTCACTGGCTTATTTATCGGTAGACCGAACTTATTAA
- the cgtA gene encoding Obg family GTPase CgtA, giving the protein MKFIDEALIRVEAGDGGNGCVSFRREKFIPKGGPDGGDGGDGGDVYLVADENLNTLIDYRFTKRFAAERGENGHSSDCTGRRGKDITLRVPVGTRAIDNDTKEVLGDLTKHGAKMLVAKGGYHGLGNTRFKSSVNRAPRQKTMGTPGEKRDLLLELMLLADVGMLGLPNAGKSTFIRAVSAAKPKVADYPFTTLVPSLGVVKVDESHSFVVADIPGLIEGASDGAGLGIRFLKHLERCRVLIHLVDINPIDESDPADNIAIIESELFQYSEKLADKPRWLVFNKIDTMTEEEAHKRAQEITERLGWEEGYHLISAATGKNVPPLCRDIMDFIEANPRDAEVEENKPEEVKFKWEDYHQEQLAEHQFDDEDDDWDDWDEEDEEGVEFIYKP; this is encoded by the coding sequence ATGAAATTTATTGATGAAGCCCTGATTCGTGTGGAAGCAGGGGATGGTGGAAACGGTTGTGTAAGTTTCCGCCGTGAAAAATTTATCCCTAAAGGCGGCCCAGATGGTGGCGATGGCGGTGATGGCGGTGATGTTTATTTGGTTGCAGACGAAAACTTAAATACCTTGATCGATTATCGTTTTACGAAACGTTTTGCAGCTGAGCGCGGTGAGAATGGCCATAGTTCAGATTGTACCGGTCGCCGCGGTAAAGATATTACGTTACGTGTGCCAGTGGGAACGCGTGCAATTGATAATGATACCAAAGAAGTGCTTGGCGATTTAACAAAGCATGGCGCCAAAATGTTAGTGGCGAAAGGGGGTTATCATGGCTTAGGGAACACACGTTTCAAATCTTCAGTGAACCGTGCACCTCGCCAAAAAACCATGGGTACACCAGGGGAAAAACGCGATTTATTATTAGAACTAATGCTTCTTGCGGATGTCGGGATGCTTGGTTTACCAAATGCAGGTAAATCGACCTTTATTCGTGCCGTTTCAGCCGCAAAACCAAAAGTCGCTGATTATCCATTTACCACTTTAGTGCCAAGTTTAGGCGTAGTGAAAGTGGATGAGAGCCATAGCTTTGTGGTGGCCGATATTCCTGGATTGATTGAAGGTGCATCGGATGGGGCGGGTTTAGGGATTCGTTTCTTAAAACACTTAGAACGTTGTCGTGTGTTAATTCATTTAGTGGATATTAATCCAATTGATGAATCCGATCCTGCTGATAATATTGCGATCATTGAGTCAGAATTATTCCAATATAGCGAAAAATTGGCAGATAAACCGCGTTGGTTAGTCTTCAATAAAATTGATACGATGACTGAAGAAGAGGCGCATAAACGAGCTCAAGAGATTACCGAACGTCTTGGTTGGGAAGAAGGCTATCACCTCATTTCTGCTGCAACTGGTAAAAATGTGCCGCCACTTTGTCGTGATATTATGGATTTCATTGAAGCGAATCCACGTGATGCAGAAGTAGAAGAAAATAAACCTGAAGAAGTGAAATTCAAATGGGAAGATTACCATCAAGAACAGCTCGCTGAACATCAATTTGATGATGAAGATGACGACTGGGATGATTGGGACGAAGAAGATGAAGAAGGCGTTGAATTTATTTATAAACCTTAA
- a CDS encoding IS3 family transposase — protein MIQRLRTRYPLKWLLGFAQLARSTFFAKLQIKPDKDEELKKAIKRIKANHPDYGYRRVHASLPGVNHKKVQRLMQTLGLQVRSRKSKKFTTYRGTIGVIAPNHLERDFSATAPKQKWVTDITEFKAKDGSKVYLSPILDLFNNEIVSYNLSYSPNWAQVEDMLMQAVKGLNKACGVILHSDQGWQYQMVAYRRILAEHGIIQSMSRKGNCLDNAAMESFFGRLKTECFYGREFKTKEEIVDAVRDYLDYYNHRRIQLKLKGLSPIQYRKQSFE, from the coding sequence ATTATCCAAAGGTTAAGAACACGCTATCCGTTAAAATGGCTTTTAGGCTTTGCACAGTTAGCGCGTAGTACGTTTTTTGCGAAACTTCAGATTAAACCGGATAAGGATGAGGAGCTGAAAAAGGCCATTAAACGCATCAAAGCCAATCATCCTGATTATGGCTACCGACGTGTTCATGCCAGCTTGCCAGGCGTGAATCATAAAAAAGTTCAACGTTTAATGCAGACACTTGGGCTTCAAGTGCGGTCAAGAAAAAGCAAGAAATTTACCACCTATCGAGGCACGATAGGGGTAATTGCACCGAATCATCTTGAACGCGATTTTAGTGCAACGGCCCCGAAACAAAAATGGGTGACAGATATCACCGAGTTTAAGGCGAAAGATGGGAGTAAAGTCTATTTATCTCCAATTTTAGACTTATTTAACAATGAGATAGTCTCCTATAATCTCAGCTATTCCCCAAATTGGGCGCAAGTAGAGGACATGTTAATGCAAGCCGTCAAAGGATTAAATAAAGCTTGTGGTGTCATTTTACATTCAGACCAGGGATGGCAATATCAAATGGTAGCTTATCGTCGAATTTTAGCTGAACATGGCATCATTCAAAGTATGTCGAGAAAAGGGAATTGCTTAGATAATGCCGCAATGGAAAGTTTCTTTGGACGATTAAAAACAGAATGTTTTTATGGTCGGGAATTTAAAACAAAAGAAGAGATAGTTGATGCCGTCAGGGATTATTTGGATTACTATAATCATCGACGGATTCAACTAAAATTAAAAGGACTGAGTCCGATACAATATCGAAAACAATCCTTTGAATAA